The sequence CGCCCGCAGCGCCGTACGCGCGCCGGCCACCCGGTCGAGGTGACCGGGGGTGTACTGCGGCAGCGCCCCGCCCCACCGCTGCACGTGCCCGTCGACCGCCGCGGGCAGCGGCCCGTCGAGCACCGCCGACAGTTCCCGGTGCACGGTGGCGGCGAGGTCCTCGTCGGGGCGCTGGAGCTGGTCCTCCTCGCCGTACCGGCCGACCGAGGCGCGCACCAGGGCCAGCCCGTCGCGCCGGCGCAGGTGGCCCCACTTGGTGGTGAAGAAGGTGGCCGCCTTGATCAGTAGGCCCTCGGTGCTGGGCACCAGGAAGCCGGAGAGCTGCGGCAACGTCGGCTCGGGCAGGGCCAGGGTGACCAGCGCGACGCTGGCATAGTCCAGCCCGCCGATCTCCTTCGCCGCCACCGGGGCGATCTCGGTGAGCAGCCGGGCCGCCGGCCGGGCCGGCACGGCCAGCACCACCGCGTCGACGTCGACATGCTCGGGGTCACGGGTCGGCCCGACCGTCAGCCGCCAGCCGGCGGCGGTCGGGGTCAGCTCGCGTACCGTGGCGTGCCGGCGGACGGTCGCCCCGCTGGCCGCCACGGCCGCGTCGACCAGGGCGCTCAGCCCGCCGTCGAGGGTGCCGAAGACCGGCTCGCCGGGCGCGCGGGGCGTGGCCGCCTGCGCCGCGCGGACCGCGCCGAGCAGCGTGTGCTCCACCCGGGCGGCCCGGGCCAGGGCCGGCATGGTGGTGACCAGGGACAGGTCGTCGGCGCGGCCGGCGTACACGCCGCCGAGCATCGGATCGACCAGCCGGTCGACCACCTCGTCGCCGAACCTCGC is a genomic window of Micromonospora tarapacensis containing:
- the hemG gene encoding protoporphyrinogen oxidase, with the protein product MATRRRVAVVGGGIAGLAAAVRLRDRAPADLDITVYEQSGALGGKLRTGELAGGPVEFGAESFLMRDPAGGESAAVALVRRLGLAGRIVHPSAGQAALAVDGGLRPIPGGTLVGVPGDLAKVAAVARPTPDADRDGGGPLLGPDDDVSVGALVRARFGDEVVDRLVDPMLGGVYAGRADDLSLVTTMPALARAARVEHTLLGAVRAAQAATPRAPGEPVFGTLDGGLSALVDAAVAASGATVRRHATVRELTPTAAGWRLTVGPTRDPEHVDVDAVVLAVPARPAARLLTEIAPVAAKEIGGLDYASVALVTLALPEPTLPQLSGFLVPSTEGLLIKAATFFTTKWGHLRRRDGLALVRASVGRYGEEDQLQRPDEDLAATVHRELSAVLDGPLPAAVDGHVQRWGGALPQYTPGHLDRVAGARTALRAAHPTLRLAGAGYDGVGIPVCVRSGETAAEEIITALEGPGR